A window from Mycobacterium saskatchewanense encodes these proteins:
- a CDS encoding tyrosine-type recombinase/integrase: MSRKGLPGVARSRPLPTAWQFAIDDYLHAIAAVGQREATRKLRRDTLQRMARGLGCPSPDEVTADHLVDWFGRQTHWALETRRSYRAAAKGFFTWSYRTGRVPTYLGDALPVVRQPKAAPRPAPDDAWAAALAAADARTTLMLRLAAEAGLRRAEVAQVRTGDVYVAGGGAQLVVNGKGGKQRIVPISTELAGLIRRGAAGHTPQVGAYGWGTAGWLFPDGAGGHLSPEWVGQCVAGVLPAGFTMHTLRHRFATRAYRGSRNLRAVQVLLGHTSIATTERYTAVDDDEIRAAMMAAV, from the coding sequence GTGAGCCGCAAAGGACTCCCCGGCGTTGCCCGTAGCCGGCCGCTGCCGACGGCGTGGCAATTTGCGATCGACGACTACCTGCACGCTATCGCCGCCGTCGGGCAGCGTGAGGCCACCCGCAAGCTTCGGCGTGACACGCTGCAACGCATGGCCCGCGGGCTCGGATGCCCGTCGCCCGATGAAGTCACCGCCGATCATCTCGTCGACTGGTTTGGCCGTCAGACACACTGGGCTCTCGAAACGCGCCGCAGCTACCGGGCCGCCGCGAAAGGGTTCTTCACGTGGTCGTACCGGACCGGGCGGGTGCCGACCTATCTCGGCGATGCGCTGCCTGTGGTGCGGCAGCCCAAGGCCGCTCCCCGGCCGGCACCCGACGATGCATGGGCGGCGGCGCTGGCGGCAGCGGATGCGCGCACCACGCTCATGCTGCGACTCGCGGCCGAGGCCGGGCTGCGTCGCGCTGAGGTCGCCCAGGTTCGCACCGGTGACGTGTACGTGGCCGGCGGCGGCGCTCAGCTCGTTGTCAACGGCAAAGGCGGCAAGCAGCGAATCGTGCCGATCAGCACGGAGCTGGCCGGGTTGATCCGCCGCGGCGCGGCCGGCCACACCCCGCAAGTGGGCGCCTACGGTTGGGGTACCGCGGGTTGGCTGTTCCCCGACGGCGCTGGCGGGCACCTAAGCCCGGAGTGGGTCGGCCAGTGCGTCGCCGGCGTGCTGCCGGCCGGCTTCACGATGCACACGCTGCGACATCGCTTCGCCACCCGCGCCTACCGAGGCAGCCGCAATCTGCGTGCTGTGCAGGTGCTTCTCGGTCACACGTCGATCGCCACCACCGAGCGATATACGGCTGTCGACGACGATGAGATACGCGCGGCGATGATGGCGGCCGTGTAA
- the ychF gene encoding redox-regulated ATPase YchF: MSLSLGIVGLPNVGKSTLFNALTQNDVVAANYPFATIEPNEGVVSLPDPRLGKLAELFGSERIVPAPVTFVDIAGLVQGASEGAGLGNKFLAHIRECDAICQVVRVFSDDDVTHVAGRVDPQSDIEVVETELILADLQTLERALPRLEKEARTNKERRATYDAAAKAQEVLDGGKTLFSAGVDVSLLRELNLLTTKPFLYVFNADESVLTDAARVAALRELVAPADAVFLDAAIESELAELDDESAAELLESIGQTERGLDALARAGFHTLKLQTFLTAGPKEARAWVIHQGDTAPKAAGVIHSDFEKGFIKAEIVSYDDLIAAGSMAAAKAAGKVRMEGKDYVMADGDVVEFRHGATTKSK, encoded by the coding sequence GTGAGCCTGAGCCTGGGAATCGTCGGCCTGCCCAACGTCGGCAAGTCAACCCTCTTCAACGCGTTGACGCAGAACGACGTGGTGGCGGCCAACTACCCGTTCGCCACGATCGAGCCCAACGAGGGCGTCGTATCGCTGCCCGACCCGCGACTGGGCAAGCTCGCCGAGCTGTTCGGTTCGGAGCGCATCGTCCCGGCCCCCGTCACCTTCGTCGACATCGCCGGCCTGGTCCAGGGGGCGTCCGAGGGCGCCGGGCTGGGCAACAAGTTCCTCGCCCACATCCGTGAATGTGACGCCATCTGCCAGGTGGTCCGGGTGTTCTCCGACGACGACGTCACCCACGTCGCCGGGCGGGTGGATCCGCAGTCCGACATCGAGGTCGTCGAGACCGAGCTGATCCTGGCCGACCTGCAAACCCTCGAGCGCGCCCTCCCGCGGCTGGAGAAGGAGGCGCGCACCAACAAGGAACGCAGGGCGACCTACGATGCCGCCGCCAAGGCCCAGGAGGTGCTCGACGGCGGGAAGACGCTGTTCTCCGCCGGGGTCGACGTTTCCCTGCTGCGGGAGCTGAACCTGCTCACCACCAAGCCCTTCCTGTATGTCTTCAACGCCGACGAGTCGGTGCTCACCGACGCCGCGCGGGTCGCGGCGCTGCGCGAGCTCGTCGCGCCCGCCGACGCCGTCTTCCTCGACGCCGCAATCGAATCCGAGCTGGCCGAGCTCGACGACGAGTCGGCTGCAGAGCTGCTGGAGTCGATCGGGCAGACCGAACGCGGGCTCGATGCGTTGGCCCGGGCGGGCTTCCACACCCTCAAGCTGCAGACGTTCCTGACCGCCGGCCCAAAAGAGGCGCGCGCGTGGGTGATTCACCAGGGCGACACCGCTCCGAAGGCGGCCGGGGTCATCCACAGCGACTTCGAGAAGGGCTTCATCAAGGCCGAGATCGTGTCCTATGACGATTTGATCGCCGCAGGGTCGATGGCGGCGGCGAAGGCCGCCGGGAAGGTTCGCATGGAGGGCAAGGACTACGTCATGGCCGACGGCGACGTGGTCGAGTTCCGACACGGAGCAACAACTAAGTCGAAGTGA
- a CDS encoding DUF6542 domain-containing protein: MSAQRARSAVEASHRSIHPNIPGLPWWAALLLAVGASVVGFAIDAGSGHKELTHIFAGLYIAGCVAAVLAVRQDGVFTAVIQPPLILFCAVPGAYWLFHGRKVGHLKDLLINCGYPLIERFPLMLGTAGGVLLIGLVRWYFGMSHRPNAAAPEDGAETANGADVKSFVSGIAAKVQAVLRREPGADDADGATPADKRRARNARRAAEARRAARANRSAGRAHSRHGRPPRDDEQDPLAERPRRSNRRSQTASRDFDPADPPRRPRRPRPEADADPRGQSPREPRREPRQRRSPYERPAPRGNRFDGYDRYDPPGAPEHLNRYEPYERPTRRSAPRGTNGSDPTHHPISQVRYRGGSPLDEPGAERPSRSRTSGRSRGRPPAESWEYDS; this comes from the coding sequence GTGTCAGCACAGCGGGCAAGGTCGGCGGTAGAGGCTTCCCACCGCTCGATCCACCCAAATATCCCGGGCCTGCCGTGGTGGGCGGCCCTGCTCCTCGCCGTGGGCGCGAGCGTCGTCGGATTCGCGATCGACGCCGGCTCCGGCCATAAGGAGCTCACCCACATCTTCGCGGGCCTCTACATCGCCGGCTGCGTGGCCGCGGTGCTGGCCGTGCGGCAGGACGGCGTGTTCACCGCCGTCATCCAGCCACCCCTGATCCTGTTCTGCGCCGTCCCGGGCGCCTATTGGCTGTTCCACGGACGCAAGGTCGGCCACCTCAAGGACCTGCTGATCAACTGCGGCTATCCGCTGATCGAGCGATTTCCGCTGATGCTTGGGACCGCCGGCGGCGTGCTGCTGATCGGGCTGGTCAGGTGGTACTTCGGGATGTCGCACCGGCCCAACGCGGCGGCCCCCGAGGACGGCGCGGAGACGGCGAACGGCGCCGACGTGAAATCCTTCGTCAGCGGTATCGCGGCGAAGGTGCAGGCGGTCCTGCGGCGCGAGCCGGGAGCGGACGACGCCGACGGGGCGACGCCCGCCGACAAGCGACGGGCCCGCAACGCTCGCCGGGCCGCCGAAGCCCGCCGCGCCGCACGCGCCAACCGATCCGCCGGCCGGGCTCACTCCCGCCACGGCCGCCCGCCGCGGGACGACGAGCAGGACCCCCTGGCCGAGCGCCCGCGTCGCTCGAACCGCAGGAGCCAGACCGCTTCTCGCGACTTCGACCCCGCCGACCCGCCCCGTCGTCCCCGCCGGCCGAGGCCGGAGGCCGACGCCGACCCGCGGGGGCAGTCGCCCCGGGAGCCCCGCCGCGAGCCGCGCCAGCGCCGCAGCCCCTACGAGCGACCCGCGCCACGTGGCAACCGCTTCGACGGTTACGACCGCTACGACCCGCCGGGCGCGCCCGAGCACCTCAACCGGTACGAGCCGTATGAGCGTCCGACCCGCCGATCGGCGCCGAGGGGCACCAACGGGTCCGACCCGACGCACCATCCGATCTCGCAAGTCCGCTACCGCGGGGGGTCCCCCCTCGACGAACCCGGGGCCGAGCGCCCAAGCCGGTCGCGAACGTCGGGCCGGTCGCGCGGCCGCCCACCCGCAGAATCATGGGAATACGACAGCTAG
- a CDS encoding 4-hydroxy-3-methylbut-2-enyl diphosphate reductase, with the protein MPPTVDMGIPGASRSVADDPTGKRVLLAEPRGYCAGVDRAVETVERALEKHGAPVYVRHEIVHNRHVVDTLQKAGAVFVEETDQVPEGAIVVFSAHGVAPTVYAAAADRNLRTIDATCPLVTKVHNEARRFARNDYDILLIGHEGHEEVIGTSGEAPEHVQLVDGVAAVDRVTVRDEDKVVWLSQTTLSVDETMEIVERLRQRFPKLQDPPSDDICYATQNRQVAVKAMAPECELVIVVGSRNSSNSVRLVEVALGAGARAAHLVDWADDVDPAWLEGVTTVGVTSGASVPEVLVRGVLERLADCGYGVVQPVTTAQETLVFALPREIRSLLKDV; encoded by the coding sequence ATGCCGCCGACTGTTGATATGGGGATTCCCGGCGCGTCCAGGTCGGTAGCCGACGACCCAACCGGCAAGCGAGTCCTCCTGGCGGAGCCGCGTGGCTACTGCGCGGGCGTGGACCGGGCCGTCGAAACGGTCGAACGCGCGCTGGAAAAGCACGGCGCCCCGGTCTACGTGCGCCACGAGATCGTGCACAACCGGCACGTGGTGGACACCCTGCAGAAGGCCGGCGCGGTGTTCGTCGAGGAAACCGATCAGGTGCCCGAGGGGGCCATCGTCGTGTTCTCCGCGCACGGTGTCGCGCCCACGGTGTACGCGGCGGCCGCCGACCGTAACCTGCGCACCATCGACGCCACCTGCCCGTTGGTCACCAAGGTGCACAACGAAGCCAGGCGATTCGCCCGTAACGACTACGACATCCTGCTGATCGGCCACGAGGGCCACGAGGAGGTCATCGGCACCTCCGGGGAAGCGCCCGAGCACGTCCAGTTGGTCGACGGGGTGGCCGCCGTGGACCGGGTGACGGTGCGCGACGAGGACAAGGTGGTGTGGCTGTCGCAGACCACGCTGTCGGTCGACGAGACCATGGAGATCGTCGAGCGGCTGCGGCAGCGGTTCCCCAAGCTGCAGGACCCGCCCAGCGACGACATCTGCTACGCGACGCAGAACCGGCAGGTCGCGGTCAAGGCGATGGCGCCCGAGTGCGAGCTGGTGATCGTCGTCGGCTCCCGCAATTCGTCGAACTCGGTCCGGCTGGTCGAGGTGGCGTTGGGCGCGGGCGCCCGGGCCGCGCACTTGGTCGACTGGGCCGACGACGTCGACCCGGCATGGCTGGAGGGCGTCACGACGGTGGGTGTCACCTCGGGTGCTTCCGTCCCCGAGGTGCTGGTGCGGGGCGTGCTCGAGCGGCTCGCCGACTGCGGCTACGGCGTCGTGCAACCGGTCACGACGGCCCAGGAGACGCTGGTGTTCGCGCTGCCCCGGGAGATCCGGTCACTGCTGAAAGACGTCTAG
- a CDS encoding lipid droplet-associated protein yields the protein MATAPYGVRLLVGAATVAVEETMKLPKTILMYPMTLASQAAHIVMLFQQNLAELVIKGDSTLESIFPPKDEQPEWATFDEDLPESESAAIPAAEDGDRLTEGRFALYSVADAAEASATPPKPSTRPAPDVPEPEVVVELDYPTLTLAQLRARLQSLSVDELEALLAYEQATKARAPFQTLLANRITRANAK from the coding sequence ATGGCTACTGCACCGTATGGAGTTCGGCTGCTGGTCGGCGCGGCGACAGTCGCCGTCGAGGAGACCATGAAGCTGCCGAAAACCATTCTGATGTACCCGATGACTTTGGCCAGTCAGGCGGCGCACATCGTGATGCTGTTTCAGCAGAACCTGGCGGAGCTGGTGATCAAGGGCGACAGCACCCTGGAGAGCATCTTCCCGCCCAAGGACGAACAGCCGGAGTGGGCCACCTTCGACGAGGACCTGCCCGAATCCGAATCCGCGGCGATCCCCGCGGCCGAGGACGGCGATCGGCTGACCGAGGGCCGGTTCGCCCTGTACTCGGTGGCCGATGCGGCGGAGGCCTCGGCCACGCCGCCGAAGCCGTCCACCAGGCCGGCGCCCGACGTCCCGGAACCCGAGGTGGTGGTCGAGCTCGACTACCCGACGCTGACGCTGGCGCAGCTGCGGGCGCGGCTGCAGTCGCTGAGCGTCGACGAACTCGAAGCCCTGCTGGCCTACGAACAGGCCACCAAGGCGCGCGCGCCGTTCCAGACGCTGCTCGCCAACAGGATCACCCGCGCGAACGCGAAGTGA
- the xseA gene encoding exodeoxyribonuclease VII large subunit has protein sequence MTRAANSEGNSAENPFPVRAVAIRVAGWIDKLGTVWVEGQLAQINMRPDSKTVFMVLRDPAADMSLTVTCPRDLVLGAPVKLAEGTQVVVCGKPSFYTGRGTFSLRLSEIRAVGVGELLARIDRLRRLLDAEGLFDPRLKRAIPFLPNMIGLITGRASAAEHDVRTVAGARWPAVRFAVRNTAVQGPNAVAQIVEALRELDRHAEVDVIVVARGGGSVEDLLPFSDETLCRAIAACRTPVVSAVGHEPDNPLCDLVADLRAATPTDAAKKVVPDTAAEQRLVDDLRRRSARALRSWVAREQRALDQLRSRPVLAEPLTALTARSDEIHRARSAVRRDITRLVAGESERVGHLGARLATLGPAATLARGYAVVQALSDGAPAAVLRSVEDAPAGTRLRVRVADGAIAATSEGRTDGP, from the coding sequence GTGACCCGGGCGGCGAATTCCGAGGGCAATTCCGCCGAGAACCCGTTTCCGGTGCGCGCGGTGGCGATCCGGGTGGCCGGCTGGATCGACAAGCTCGGCACGGTGTGGGTCGAGGGGCAGCTGGCTCAGATCAACATGCGGCCCGACTCCAAGACCGTGTTCATGGTGCTGCGCGACCCGGCCGCCGACATGTCGCTGACCGTCACCTGCCCGCGTGACCTGGTGCTCGGGGCACCGGTGAAACTGGCCGAAGGCACGCAAGTCGTCGTGTGCGGCAAACCCTCCTTCTACACCGGCCGGGGCACGTTCTCGTTGCGGCTCAGCGAGATTCGCGCCGTCGGCGTCGGCGAGCTGCTGGCGCGCATCGATCGGCTGCGCCGGCTACTGGACGCCGAGGGCCTCTTCGACCCCCGGCTCAAGCGGGCGATCCCCTTCCTGCCCAACATGATCGGACTGATCACCGGCCGGGCCAGCGCCGCCGAACACGACGTGCGAACGGTGGCGGGCGCGCGCTGGCCGGCGGTGCGCTTCGCGGTGCGCAACACCGCGGTCCAGGGACCGAACGCGGTGGCGCAGATCGTGGAGGCGCTCCGCGAACTCGACCGCCACGCGGAGGTCGACGTGATCGTGGTCGCCCGCGGCGGCGGCAGCGTCGAGGACCTGCTGCCGTTCTCCGACGAGACGCTGTGCCGCGCCATCGCGGCGTGCCGCACGCCGGTGGTGAGCGCGGTCGGCCACGAACCCGACAATCCGCTGTGCGACCTGGTCGCCGACCTGCGGGCCGCCACCCCCACCGACGCGGCGAAGAAGGTGGTCCCCGACACCGCCGCCGAGCAGCGGCTGGTCGACGACCTGCGCCGGCGCAGCGCCCGGGCGCTGCGCAGTTGGGTCGCCCGCGAACAGCGCGCGCTGGACCAGTTGCGCAGCCGGCCCGTGCTGGCCGAGCCGCTGACGGCGCTGACGGCGCGCTCCGACGAGATTCACCGGGCCCGCTCGGCCGTGCGCCGCGACATCACCCGGCTGGTCGCGGGCGAAAGCGAGCGGGTCGGTCACCTGGGCGCGCGGCTGGCCACGCTGGGCCCGGCGGCCACCCTGGCCCGAGGCTACGCCGTCGTCCAAGCGCTTTCCGACGGCGCGCCCGCGGCGGTGCTGCGGTCGGTCGAGGACGCACCGGCGGGGACGCGGCTGCGGGTGCGGGTGGCCGACGGCGCGATAGCCGCGACGAGCGAAGGACGCACCGATGGACCGTAG
- a CDS encoding exodeoxyribonuclease VII small subunit — translation MDRRDDDAITPISQLGYEACRDELMEVVRLLEQGGLDLDASLQLWERGEQLAKRCEEHLAGARKRIEDALASGHADEA, via the coding sequence ATGGACCGTAGGGACGACGACGCGATTACGCCCATTAGTCAGCTGGGCTACGAGGCGTGCCGCGACGAACTGATGGAGGTCGTCCGGCTCCTCGAGCAGGGCGGGCTGGACCTCGATGCGTCGCTGCAGCTGTGGGAAAGGGGCGAACAGCTCGCCAAAAGGTGCGAGGAGCACTTAGCTGGGGCGCGCAAGCGGATCGAGGACGCGCTGGCCTCAGGCCACGCCGACGAGGCCTGA
- a CDS encoding 3-beta-hydroxysteroid dehydrogenase, with translation MGDPALTSEPGHALVTGGSGFVGANLVTTLLDRGYRVRSFDRVPSTLPQHPQLEVLQGDITDASTCASAVDGVDTIFHTAAVIDLMGGASVTDEYRQRSFAVNVGGTENLVHAGQAAGVQRFIYTSSNSVVMGGQDIAGGDETLPYTDRFDDLYTETKVVAERFVLSQNGVGGMLTCAIRPSGIWGRGDQTMFRKLFESVIAGHVKVLIGRKSARLDNSYVHNLVHGFILAAQHLVPGGAAPGQAYFINDAEPINMFEFARPVIEACGERWPRVRVNGPMVRAAMTGWQRLHFRFGIPAPLLEPLAVERLYLDNYFSVAKASRDLGYRPLFTTEQALSECLPYYVDMFHRMKNQARQAKATG, from the coding sequence GTGGGTGATCCAGCACTGACATCCGAACCCGGCCACGCCCTGGTCACCGGCGGCTCGGGATTCGTCGGCGCCAACCTGGTGACCACCCTGCTCGACCGCGGCTACCGGGTGCGCTCCTTCGACCGCGTCCCCTCGACGCTGCCGCAGCACCCGCAGCTGGAGGTGCTGCAGGGCGACATCACCGACGCGTCCACCTGCGCCTCCGCGGTGGACGGCGTCGACACGATCTTCCACACCGCGGCGGTCATCGACCTGATGGGCGGCGCGTCGGTGACCGACGAATACCGTCAGCGCAGCTTCGCGGTCAACGTGGGCGGCACCGAAAACCTGGTGCACGCCGGGCAGGCCGCGGGTGTGCAGCGGTTCATCTACACCTCGTCGAACAGCGTGGTGATGGGCGGACAGGACATCGCCGGGGGTGACGAGACGCTGCCCTACACCGACCGGTTCGACGACCTCTACACCGAAACCAAGGTGGTCGCCGAGCGATTCGTATTGTCCCAGAACGGCGTCGGTGGAATGCTCACGTGCGCGATCCGGCCCAGCGGCATCTGGGGCCGCGGCGACCAGACGATGTTCCGCAAGCTGTTCGAGAGCGTCATCGCCGGCCACGTGAAGGTGCTGATCGGCCGCAAGTCGGCGCGGCTCGACAACTCCTACGTGCACAACCTGGTGCACGGTTTCATCCTGGCCGCGCAGCATCTGGTGCCCGGCGGCGCGGCGCCCGGCCAGGCGTACTTCATCAACGACGCCGAGCCCATCAACATGTTCGAGTTCGCGCGGCCGGTGATCGAGGCGTGTGGGGAGCGCTGGCCACGGGTGCGGGTCAACGGACCGATGGTGCGCGCGGCGATGACGGGCTGGCAGCGCCTACATTTCCGGTTCGGCATCCCGGCCCCGCTGCTCGAGCCGCTCGCGGTCGAGCGGCTGTACCTCGACAACTACTTCTCGGTCGCCAAGGCGTCCCGCGACCTCGGTTACCGTCCGCTGTTCACCACGGAACAGGCCCTCTCCGAATGCCTTCCGTACTACGTGGACATGTTCCACCGGATGAAGAACCAGGCGCGGCAGGCCAAGGCCACCGGTTAG
- a CDS encoding carboxylesterase/lipase family protein: MAIDDLVVETAHGPVRGSDLGRARAWKGIRYAAPPVGDLRFRAPQPPAPWTVVADATRYGPVCPQPVFPNMPLDLGAPQGEDCLRLNVWVSSGTRPGDAKPVMVWLHGGAYVLGSSSQALYDGRRLAGGGEVVVVTVNYRVGALGFMDLSSLNRRFDSNVGLRDVLAALRWVRDNIAAFGGDPRRVTLFGESAGAGIVTTLLASPAAEGLFARAIAQSSPATSVYDRGRAQRVTEAILERLDIAPSDVNRLLGVPTAVLLATSQEVFDEVPVRNPGILAFVPIVDGELLDDYPVKLAQEGRSLSVPLIVGTNKHEAALFRLMRSPLMPITPRAITSMFDQIAAEQPDLQLPTEEQIGSAYSRFRRRSRSLNIATDVGFRMPSVWLAEGHSQVAPVHLYRFDYATPLLRLLLVNAAHATELPYVWGNLGGPRDPTLKLGGAKTARAVSKRLRTRWINFATRGEPEGPPGEPDWAPYRPADRACLLVNKRDTVARDVDAHIRAAWGSEMVGFR; encoded by the coding sequence ATGGCGATCGATGACCTGGTGGTGGAGACCGCCCACGGCCCGGTCCGCGGAAGCGACCTGGGCCGCGCCCGGGCGTGGAAGGGCATCAGGTACGCGGCGCCCCCCGTCGGCGACCTGCGTTTCCGTGCACCGCAGCCCCCGGCGCCGTGGACCGTGGTCGCCGACGCCACCCGCTACGGCCCGGTCTGCCCGCAGCCGGTCTTCCCCAACATGCCGCTGGACCTCGGGGCGCCGCAGGGCGAGGACTGCCTCCGGCTGAACGTCTGGGTTTCGTCCGGCACCCGGCCCGGCGACGCGAAGCCGGTGATGGTGTGGCTGCACGGCGGCGCCTACGTGCTGGGCTCCAGCAGCCAGGCCCTCTACGACGGGCGCCGGCTGGCCGGCGGCGGCGAGGTCGTCGTGGTGACCGTCAACTACCGGGTCGGGGCGCTCGGCTTCATGGACCTGTCGTCGTTGAACCGGCGATTCGACTCCAACGTCGGGCTGCGCGACGTGCTCGCGGCGCTGCGCTGGGTGCGCGACAACATCGCGGCTTTCGGCGGTGACCCCCGACGGGTCACGCTGTTCGGGGAGTCGGCCGGCGCGGGCATCGTCACGACGCTGCTCGCCAGCCCGGCCGCCGAAGGCCTGTTCGCCCGGGCGATCGCCCAGAGCTCACCGGCGACATCGGTGTACGACCGGGGCAGGGCGCAGCGGGTCACCGAGGCAATCTTGGAGCGGCTGGACATCGCGCCGTCCGACGTGAACAGGCTGCTCGGCGTGCCCACCGCGGTGCTGCTCGCGACGTCCCAGGAGGTCTTCGACGAGGTGCCGGTGCGCAACCCGGGCATCCTGGCGTTCGTCCCGATCGTCGACGGCGAACTGCTGGACGACTACCCGGTCAAGCTGGCGCAGGAGGGCCGCTCGCTGTCCGTCCCGCTGATCGTGGGCACCAACAAGCACGAGGCGGCGCTCTTCCGGCTGATGAGGTCGCCGCTGATGCCGATCACGCCGCGAGCGATCACGTCGATGTTCGACCAGATCGCCGCCGAGCAGCCCGACCTGCAGCTGCCCACCGAGGAGCAGATCGGGTCGGCCTACTCGCGATTCCGGCGCCGGTCCCGGAGTTTGAACATCGCGACCGATGTCGGGTTCCGCATGCCGTCGGTGTGGCTGGCCGAGGGACACTCCCAGGTCGCGCCGGTGCATCTCTACCGGTTCGATTACGCCACCCCGCTGCTTCGCCTGCTGCTGGTCAACGCCGCCCACGCCACCGAATTGCCTTACGTGTGGGGCAATCTCGGTGGGCCCAGGGACCCGACGCTCAAGCTCGGCGGCGCCAAGACCGCTCGGGCCGTCTCCAAGCGGTTGCGCACGCGGTGGATCAACTTCGCGACGCGCGGCGAACCCGAAGGCCCGCCCGGCGAGCCGGACTGGGCGCCCTACCGGCCCGCGGATCGGGCCTGCCTGCTCGTCAACAAGCGCGACACGGTGGCGCGTGACGTCGACGCGCACATCCGCGCGGCGTGGGGTAGTGAGATGGTGGGCTTCCGGTAG
- a CDS encoding dienelactone hydrolase family protein, whose translation MTAPEADLFGWSAAPFTGGGYTHDVYRKGAGPGVVLIPEIPGIHPGVLALGDHLVDNGFTVAMPSLFGKPGRAKTTGSIAASLARPCVAREFAAFATDKQRPVALFLRALARDLNASTPGKGVGVIGQCFTGGFALAAAVDDSVLAPVLSQPSVPLPLGAARRRDPGLSEPELATVARRCANDGLCALGLRFSEDKTAPAERFATLKRRLGDAFEVIEIDSSPGNRGGFGKAAHSVLTTEVREVDGHPAYEARKRVVEFLVERLA comes from the coding sequence GTGACCGCACCCGAAGCAGACCTTTTCGGATGGTCGGCGGCGCCGTTCACCGGCGGCGGCTACACCCACGATGTCTACCGCAAGGGCGCCGGGCCCGGGGTCGTGCTCATCCCGGAAATACCCGGCATCCATCCCGGCGTGCTCGCGCTCGGTGACCACCTCGTCGACAACGGGTTCACCGTCGCCATGCCGTCGCTGTTCGGCAAACCGGGCAGGGCCAAGACCACCGGTTCCATCGCGGCCAGCCTCGCCCGGCCCTGTGTGGCACGGGAATTTGCCGCGTTCGCCACCGACAAGCAGCGACCGGTGGCGCTGTTCCTGCGGGCGCTGGCCCGCGACCTCAACGCGTCGACGCCGGGCAAGGGCGTCGGCGTGATCGGCCAGTGTTTCACCGGCGGCTTCGCGCTGGCCGCCGCCGTCGACGACAGCGTGCTGGCCCCGGTGCTCAGCCAGCCGTCGGTGCCGCTGCCGCTGGGCGCCGCCCGGCGGCGCGACCCCGGTCTGAGCGAACCCGAGCTGGCCACCGTCGCCCGGCGCTGCGCCAACGACGGGCTGTGCGCGCTGGGGCTGCGGTTCAGCGAGGACAAGACCGCGCCGGCGGAACGGTTCGCCACGCTCAAGCGGCGGCTCGGCGACGCCTTCGAGGTGATCGAGATCGACTCCAGCCCGGGCAACAGGGGTGGCTTCGGCAAGGCCGCGCACTCGGTGCTCACCACCGAGGTTCGCGAGGTCGACGGCCATCCGGCGTACGAGGCGCGTAAGCGGGTCGTCGAGTTCCTCGTCGAGCGCCTCGCTTAG
- a CDS encoding DUF4245 domain-containing protein, whose protein sequence is MTQEPEPNGSSEAQVAAEPAPAAKPAKPRLLQDGRDMFWSLAPLVIACILLAGLVGMCSFQPGSANKVTIPAYDATGALRADAQALGFPIRLPQLPAGWRANSGSRGFIQNGRIDPATGQRLNAATSVVGFISPTGMYLSLTQSNADEDKLVGSIHPPAYPTGAVQVDGTNWVVYQGAGQSGADAEPVWTTRLTGPAGATQLAITGAGNADQFRTLAAATQSQPPLPAR, encoded by the coding sequence GTGACCCAGGAGCCGGAGCCGAATGGCAGCTCGGAAGCCCAGGTAGCCGCGGAGCCGGCGCCGGCGGCGAAGCCCGCCAAACCACGCCTGCTGCAGGACGGTCGCGACATGTTCTGGTCGCTGGCACCGCTGGTGATCGCCTGCATTCTGCTGGCCGGCCTGGTCGGCATGTGCTCCTTCCAGCCGGGGAGCGCCAACAAGGTCACGATCCCGGCCTACGACGCGACGGGGGCCCTGCGCGCCGACGCCCAGGCGCTGGGCTTCCCGATCCGGCTACCGCAGTTGCCCGCAGGGTGGCGGGCCAACTCGGGCAGCCGTGGGTTCATCCAGAACGGGCGAATCGATCCGGCGACCGGTCAGCGGCTCAACGCGGCCACCTCGGTCGTGGGATTCATCAGCCCGACGGGCATGTACCTGAGCCTGACCCAGAGCAACGCGGACGAGGACAAGCTGGTGGGCTCGATCCACCCGCCGGCGTACCCCACCGGGGCGGTGCAGGTCGACGGCACCAACTGGGTGGTCTATCAGGGCGCCGGCCAGAGCGGCGCGGACGCCGAACCGGTGTGGACGACCCGGCTCACCGGTCCGGCCGGCGCCACCCAGCTCGCGATCACCGGCGCCGGGAACGCCGACCAATTCCGTACGCTGGCTGCGGCTACCCAATCGCAGCCGCCGCTGCCCGCGCGCTGA